The Glycine max cultivar Williams 82 chromosome 12, Glycine_max_v4.0, whole genome shotgun sequence genome window below encodes:
- the LOC100801880 gene encoding uncharacterized protein isoform X1, protein MSDEGERTCPLCAEEMDLTDQQLKPCKCGYEICVWCWHHIMDMAEKDDTEGRCPACRSPYDKEKIVGTAANCERLVNGINMEKKMKTQKAKSKSSDGRKQLSSVRVIQRNLVYIVGLPLNLADEDLLQRREYFAQYGKVLKVSMSRTAAGVIQQFPNDTCSVYITYSKEEEAVCCIQNVHGFVLEGRPLRACFGTTKYCHAWLRNVPCSNPDCLYLHEIGSQEDSFTKDEIISAYTRSRVQQITGATNNMQRRSGNVLPPPLDDNMNSSSVKPIVKNSSCNSVNIVRGSPPNGIYGKNMALPASAAWGTQASNCQPPAGGLSYPNGPSKPKPDTGCSTLAFSAAVTGSIQASDVTKRPPSSDGCHSMTPTVKSELLKPVKQYNNSVGSLVSAGEKTSASDVSPVLVNLNSQLSSLPLSRDSDGNCTTANTIYSTNMTGQSCNSGPEEAMTATNEEIQNLSNELSSINIDRNAEHCGITKPNSPPTDHALVKSPQIQGSKYNVDRFRDVITTNVTGKATLNNVACNSREQCDWKLDSQSLVSDTAEIDDDVTSFDNQRLKDPEVVCRSYLPKSTSFLHASNHSSPCLLQHGELCTAINAGSVSADDRVQNESMLHASNILCNGHPEKLVSSSSYGLLHDERNGHIIQRLVGDDVNFGHDVARDKGESSIISNILSMNFDTWDDSLTSPHNLAKLLGDNTDNRSGPLNKSSSWKGNGNNQSRFSFARQEESKIQMFDAHASYGVSHQRPNHTVFQNFAERDLYMDKLGIANGFSTGNFEEADNLVSGHPIASSNKFSAISRAQVSAPPGFSIPSRLPPPGFSSHERVEQAFDSISVLLTGNSLLDHSSLLRNSYQTPSAGNLGSAGDIEFMDPAILAVGKGRLQGALNSPALDIRSNFMPQLNYFENDARLQLLMQRSLAPQQNLRFSEIGNTFSQLGDSYAVSSRLDQSQVSNLGPFQQLSLQQSTNAVLSNGQWDGWNEVQSGNGLGVAELLRNERLGFNKFYSGYDDSKFRMPNSGDLYNRTFGM, encoded by the exons CAGATCAGCAGTTGAAGCCTTGCAAATGCGGTTATGAG ATCTGTGTCTGGTGCTGGCACCACATAATGGACATGGCTGAGAAGGATGACACTGAGGGGCGATGCCCTGCATGTCGTTCTCCTTATGATAAGGAAAAGATTGTTGGGACGGCTGCAAACTGTGAGAG ATTGGTGAATGGAATTAATAtggagaaaaagatgaagactCAGAAAGCGAAGTCTAAATCATCTGATGGGCGCAAGCAGCTCAGCAGTGTGCGAGTGATTCAGAGGAACCTTGTTTACATAGTTGGGTTGCCTCTCAATCTTGCAGATGAAGAT CTTCTTCAGCGGAGAGAGTATTTTGCTCAGTATGGGAAGGTCTTAAAAGTGTCAATGTCTCGAACAGCAGCTGGTGTAATTCAACAGTTTCCGAATGATACTTGTAGTGT ATATATAACTTATTCAAAGGAAGAGGAAGCGGTTTGTTGTATTCAAAATGTACATGGATTTGTTTTGGAGGGTAGACCTTTAAG GGCTTGTTTTGGAACCACAAAATATTGTCATGCATGGCTCCGAAATGTG CCTTGCAGCAATCCGGATTGTCTATATTTGCATGAGATTGGCTCCCAAGAAGATAGTTTTACCAAGGATGAAATAATTTCAGCATACACTAG AAGTCGAGTTCAACAAATCACTGGTGCCACAAACAATATGCAACGGCGGTCAGGGAATGTATTACCTCCTCCACTGGATGATAATATGAATAGTTCATCTGTAAAGCCTATTGTTAAAAATTCTTCTTGT AACTCTGTTAACATTGTAAGAGGTTCACCTCCAAATGGAATATATGGGAAAAATATGGCCCTTCCTGCTAGTGCTGCATG GGGTACTCAGGCCTCAAATTGTCAGCCCCCTGCTGGAGGTCTATCATATCCAAATGGGCCATCCAAGCCGAAACCTGATACAGGCTGCAGCACACTAGCATTTTCTGCTGCTGTTACAGGCTCAATTCAGGCTTCTGATGTTACAAAGAGGCCACCATCAAGTGATGGGTGCCATAGTATGACACCTACAGTGAAAAGTGAATTGTTGAAACCTGTTAAACAATATAACAATAGCGTGGGCAGTCTGGTTAGTGCAGGAGAAAAAACTTCAGCTTCTGATGTTTCTCCTGTGCTCGTGAATTTGAACAGCCAGTTGTCTTCTCTACCGTTGTCCCGAGATAGTGATGGCAATTGTACTACAGCAAACACAATATATTCTACTAACATGACTGGACAGTCTTGTAACTCTGGTCCTGAGGAAGCAATGACTGCTACCAATGAAGAGATTCAGAATTTGTCCAATGAGTTGTCCTCAATTAACATTGATAGAAATGCCGAACATTGCGGTATAACCAAACCTAATAGCCCGCCTACTGATCATGCATTGGTTAAATCCCCTCAAATTCAAGGATCAAAATATAATGTTGACAGATTTAGAGATGTGATAACTACAAATGTGACTGGTAAAGCTACCTTGAATAATGTGGCCTGTAATTCTAGGGAACAGTGTGATTGGAAATTGGATTCTCAATCTCTAGTATCAGATACTGCTGAAATTGATGATGATGTGACATCTTTTGATAATCAAAGACTCAAGGATCCAGAAGTTGTTTGCCGTTCTTATTTGCCAAAGTCAACCAGTTTCCTTCATGCATCAAACCATTCTAGCCCTTGTCTTCTGCAGCATGGGGAACTTTGTACTGCCATAAATGCAGGTTCTGTATCTGCTGATGATAGAGTTCAAAATGAATCTATGTTACATGCATCCAATATATTATGTAATGGCCACCCGGAAAAATTGGTCAGCAGCAGCTCCTATGGTCTGCTTCACGATGAAAGAAATGGGCATATCATTCAAAGATTAGTCGGTGATGATGTTAATTTTGGGCATGATGTTGCTAGGGATAAGGGTGAAAGTAgtataatttcaaatatattgtCCATGAATTTTGATACCTGGGATGACTCACTAACATCACCTCATAATTTAGCTAAGTTGTTGGGTGACAATACTGATAACCGGTCTGGTCCTTTAAACAAATCTAGTTCTTGGAAAGGTAATGGTAACAATCAATCAAGGTTCTCTTTTGCGAGGCAAGAGGAATCCAAAATCCAAATGTTTGATGCACATGCATCTTATGGTGTCAGCCATCAACGGCCAAACCATACAGTCTTCCAGAATTTTGCAGAAAGAGACTTGTATATGGATAAGTTGGGCATTGCAAATGGATTTTCTACCGGTAACTTTGAGGAAGCTGATAATTTGGTCAGTGGTCATCCCATTGCATCTTCTAATAAGTTTTCTG CCATTTCAAGAGCACAAGTTTCAGCCCCACCAGGATTTTCCATTCCAAGCAGGCTGCCACCACCTGGGTTTTCTTCCCATGAGAGAGTGGAGCAGGCTTTTGACTCCATTTCTG TCCTTTTGACAGGGAATTCTTTGCTTGACCATTCTTCCCTATTGAGAAATTCATATCAGACACCTTCAGCTGGAAACCTTGGTAGTGCAGGGGACATTGAATTTATGGACCCTGCTATTTTGGCAGTTGGCAAAGGGAGACTTCAAGGTGCACTGAACAGCCCGGCACTGGACATTCGATCTAATTTCATGCCACAATTAAATTACTTCGAAAATGATGCCAGACTACAATTATTGATGCAAAGATCTCTCGCACCACAGCAAAACCTTAGATTTTCTGAAATTGGGAATACTTTTTCTCAACTTGGCGATTCCTATGCTGTTTCTTCAAGGTTAGATCAATCCCAAGTCAGTAATCTAGGCCCATTCCAACAGCTGTCTCTGCAGCAGTCTACAAATGCAGTCTTGTCAAATGGGCAATGGGATGGGTGGAATGAGGTGCAGAGTGGAAATGGTTTGGGTGTGGCTGAGCTTTTGAGAAATGAAAGACTtggattcaataaattttattcaggATATGATGATTCAAAATTTCGGATGCCAAATTCTGGGGATCTTTACAACAGAACATTCGGGATGTGA
- the LOC100801880 gene encoding uncharacterized protein isoform X2, whose translation MSDEGERTCPLCAEEMDLTDQQLKPCKCGYEICVWCWHHIMDMAEKDDTEGRCPACRSPYDKEKIVGTAANCERLVNGINMEKKMKTQKAKSKSSDGRKQLSSVRVIQRNLVYIVGLPLNLADEDLLQRREYFAQYGKVLKVSMSRTAAGVIQQFPNDTCSVYITYSKEEEAVCCIQNVHGFVLEGRPLRACFGTTKYCHAWLRNVPCSNPDCLYLHEIGSQEDSFTKDEIISAYTRSRVQQITGATNNMQRRSGNVLPPPLDDNMNSSSVKPIVKNSSCNSVNIVRGSPPNGIYGKNMALPASAAWGTQASNCQPPAGGLSYPNGPSKPKPDTGCSTLAFSAAVTGSIQASDVTKRPPSSDGCHSMTPTVKSELLKPVKQYNNSVGSLVSAGEKTSASDVSPVLVNLNSQLSSLPLSRDSDGNCTTANTIYSTNMTGQSCNSGPEEAMTATNEEIQNLSNELSSINIDRNAEHCGITKPNSPPTDHALVKSPQIQGSKYNVDRFRDVITTNVTGKATLNNVACNSREQCDWKLDSQSLVSDTAEIDDDVTSFDNQRLKDPEVVCRSYLPKSTSFLHASNHSSPCLLQHGELCTAINAGSVSADDRVQNESMLHASNILCNGHPEKLVSSSSYGLLHDERNGHIIQRLVGDDVNFGHDVARDKGESSIISNILSMNFDTWDDSLTSPHNLAKLLGDNTDNRSGPLNKSSSWKGNGNNQSRFSFARQEESKIQMFDAHASYGVSHQRPNHTVFQNFAERDLYMDKLGIANGFSTGNFEEADNLVSGHPIASSNKFSAISRAQVSAPPGFSIPSRLPPPGFSSHERVEQAFDSISGNSLLDHSSLLRNSYQTPSAGNLGSAGDIEFMDPAILAVGKGRLQGALNSPALDIRSNFMPQLNYFENDARLQLLMQRSLAPQQNLRFSEIGNTFSQLGDSYAVSSRLDQSQVSNLGPFQQLSLQQSTNAVLSNGQWDGWNEVQSGNGLGVAELLRNERLGFNKFYSGYDDSKFRMPNSGDLYNRTFGM comes from the exons CAGATCAGCAGTTGAAGCCTTGCAAATGCGGTTATGAG ATCTGTGTCTGGTGCTGGCACCACATAATGGACATGGCTGAGAAGGATGACACTGAGGGGCGATGCCCTGCATGTCGTTCTCCTTATGATAAGGAAAAGATTGTTGGGACGGCTGCAAACTGTGAGAG ATTGGTGAATGGAATTAATAtggagaaaaagatgaagactCAGAAAGCGAAGTCTAAATCATCTGATGGGCGCAAGCAGCTCAGCAGTGTGCGAGTGATTCAGAGGAACCTTGTTTACATAGTTGGGTTGCCTCTCAATCTTGCAGATGAAGAT CTTCTTCAGCGGAGAGAGTATTTTGCTCAGTATGGGAAGGTCTTAAAAGTGTCAATGTCTCGAACAGCAGCTGGTGTAATTCAACAGTTTCCGAATGATACTTGTAGTGT ATATATAACTTATTCAAAGGAAGAGGAAGCGGTTTGTTGTATTCAAAATGTACATGGATTTGTTTTGGAGGGTAGACCTTTAAG GGCTTGTTTTGGAACCACAAAATATTGTCATGCATGGCTCCGAAATGTG CCTTGCAGCAATCCGGATTGTCTATATTTGCATGAGATTGGCTCCCAAGAAGATAGTTTTACCAAGGATGAAATAATTTCAGCATACACTAG AAGTCGAGTTCAACAAATCACTGGTGCCACAAACAATATGCAACGGCGGTCAGGGAATGTATTACCTCCTCCACTGGATGATAATATGAATAGTTCATCTGTAAAGCCTATTGTTAAAAATTCTTCTTGT AACTCTGTTAACATTGTAAGAGGTTCACCTCCAAATGGAATATATGGGAAAAATATGGCCCTTCCTGCTAGTGCTGCATG GGGTACTCAGGCCTCAAATTGTCAGCCCCCTGCTGGAGGTCTATCATATCCAAATGGGCCATCCAAGCCGAAACCTGATACAGGCTGCAGCACACTAGCATTTTCTGCTGCTGTTACAGGCTCAATTCAGGCTTCTGATGTTACAAAGAGGCCACCATCAAGTGATGGGTGCCATAGTATGACACCTACAGTGAAAAGTGAATTGTTGAAACCTGTTAAACAATATAACAATAGCGTGGGCAGTCTGGTTAGTGCAGGAGAAAAAACTTCAGCTTCTGATGTTTCTCCTGTGCTCGTGAATTTGAACAGCCAGTTGTCTTCTCTACCGTTGTCCCGAGATAGTGATGGCAATTGTACTACAGCAAACACAATATATTCTACTAACATGACTGGACAGTCTTGTAACTCTGGTCCTGAGGAAGCAATGACTGCTACCAATGAAGAGATTCAGAATTTGTCCAATGAGTTGTCCTCAATTAACATTGATAGAAATGCCGAACATTGCGGTATAACCAAACCTAATAGCCCGCCTACTGATCATGCATTGGTTAAATCCCCTCAAATTCAAGGATCAAAATATAATGTTGACAGATTTAGAGATGTGATAACTACAAATGTGACTGGTAAAGCTACCTTGAATAATGTGGCCTGTAATTCTAGGGAACAGTGTGATTGGAAATTGGATTCTCAATCTCTAGTATCAGATACTGCTGAAATTGATGATGATGTGACATCTTTTGATAATCAAAGACTCAAGGATCCAGAAGTTGTTTGCCGTTCTTATTTGCCAAAGTCAACCAGTTTCCTTCATGCATCAAACCATTCTAGCCCTTGTCTTCTGCAGCATGGGGAACTTTGTACTGCCATAAATGCAGGTTCTGTATCTGCTGATGATAGAGTTCAAAATGAATCTATGTTACATGCATCCAATATATTATGTAATGGCCACCCGGAAAAATTGGTCAGCAGCAGCTCCTATGGTCTGCTTCACGATGAAAGAAATGGGCATATCATTCAAAGATTAGTCGGTGATGATGTTAATTTTGGGCATGATGTTGCTAGGGATAAGGGTGAAAGTAgtataatttcaaatatattgtCCATGAATTTTGATACCTGGGATGACTCACTAACATCACCTCATAATTTAGCTAAGTTGTTGGGTGACAATACTGATAACCGGTCTGGTCCTTTAAACAAATCTAGTTCTTGGAAAGGTAATGGTAACAATCAATCAAGGTTCTCTTTTGCGAGGCAAGAGGAATCCAAAATCCAAATGTTTGATGCACATGCATCTTATGGTGTCAGCCATCAACGGCCAAACCATACAGTCTTCCAGAATTTTGCAGAAAGAGACTTGTATATGGATAAGTTGGGCATTGCAAATGGATTTTCTACCGGTAACTTTGAGGAAGCTGATAATTTGGTCAGTGGTCATCCCATTGCATCTTCTAATAAGTTTTCTG CCATTTCAAGAGCACAAGTTTCAGCCCCACCAGGATTTTCCATTCCAAGCAGGCTGCCACCACCTGGGTTTTCTTCCCATGAGAGAGTGGAGCAGGCTTTTGACTCCATTTCTG GGAATTCTTTGCTTGACCATTCTTCCCTATTGAGAAATTCATATCAGACACCTTCAGCTGGAAACCTTGGTAGTGCAGGGGACATTGAATTTATGGACCCTGCTATTTTGGCAGTTGGCAAAGGGAGACTTCAAGGTGCACTGAACAGCCCGGCACTGGACATTCGATCTAATTTCATGCCACAATTAAATTACTTCGAAAATGATGCCAGACTACAATTATTGATGCAAAGATCTCTCGCACCACAGCAAAACCTTAGATTTTCTGAAATTGGGAATACTTTTTCTCAACTTGGCGATTCCTATGCTGTTTCTTCAAGGTTAGATCAATCCCAAGTCAGTAATCTAGGCCCATTCCAACAGCTGTCTCTGCAGCAGTCTACAAATGCAGTCTTGTCAAATGGGCAATGGGATGGGTGGAATGAGGTGCAGAGTGGAAATGGTTTGGGTGTGGCTGAGCTTTTGAGAAATGAAAGACTtggattcaataaattttattcaggATATGATGATTCAAAATTTCGGATGCCAAATTCTGGGGATCTTTACAACAGAACATTCGGGATGTGA